The sequence below is a genomic window from Ignavibacteriales bacterium.
ATCAGTTAATCCAAACTCGGTTGATGGTTTCGGACTTACGACTATTACCTATACATCACGTACAGAACCCAGCACAACCGGAGATATTATTTTCAGAAATGTTACAACCAGCGGTGTTGAAGTGCTTGTTGTTGACGCAAGCGGTGAGGGTTATGGTGATCTTGTTTTCAATTCACTGGAAAGAGTTTATCCAGGTACTTACGGTATTATCTCAAAAGATGCCGTAGCTCCATTCGGTGATCTAACAGGATTTGATATGATCGTATGGTCTGCAGGCATTTCTACCCCGGTATTATCAACAGATGAAGTGACTATGTTACAGGAATTTCTTGATCAGAACGGACAGTTATTTATTAATGGTCAGAATATAGGTGCGGATATATTTGGAGCTACGGGACAGAGCCAGCACGCTCAGTCATTCTATAATAATTATTTGCATGCTTCATATGTTCAGGATGTCGGAACGAGTTTCCTTATCCAGGGATATGCCGGTGATCCTATATCCGATGGACTGTTATTAATACTCGGTGATGTGTACGCAAAATCACCAGACCAAATAGCTGAATTTGATGCCAGTGCGACTCCTATTTTTAAATTCGGAAACGGTCCTAATGTAAGCAGTATTAAAGCAGAGACTGACGACTTCAGAGTTGTTTACTGCGGATTTGGCATTGAACAGATTCAGGATGCTGCCATAAGAGATTCGTTGATTTCAAGAGCTATGCTGTGGCTTAAAGGCGGTATTGTTTCAGGTGTAGCGGATAACAACCTGATACCTGAAGTTTATTCACTTGATCAGAATTATCCGAATCCTTTTAACCCTGCAACAGTGATCAAATACCAGGTTCCCGCAGCTGGTAATGTTGTACTAAAAGTTTATGATGTACTTGGTAAAGAAGTTGCATCACTTGTAAACGAAAACCAGAATGCCGGTTATTATAAAGTATCGTTTGATGCATCAAACCTTAGCAGCGGTGTTTATTTCTATACACTCACATCAGGTGAATTTACATCAACAAAGAAAATGACTTTGGTTAAGTAATTTTATTTCGCACAGCTCCTGCCAGGTGGGCAGGAGCTGCTTTATAATATCTAAACATGGGAGTAAGTATGAAGGTAAAATTGTTACTTTCGTTTTTTTTGGTCTGCATCTTTTCACTCACCGTTTTTGCTCAGGGTGTTAGACTTCAGTTTATAACTGTTAACCAGTATGGAAACAACCTTTACCTGGATAACGTTACGTTAGGCAATCAATTTAATAATGACGTTGGAGTTGGCTCTATCAATAATATAAACCCGGGAACAAGTTATGCTATCGGCTCAGCCCCGTTTGTTGTGGCTCCGGATGTAACTGTCCTTAACGTCGGAAAAAATAATGTTACATCATCATTCAATGTTACAATGACTGTAACTCCCGGAGGTTATTCAAGCACTAAACCTGTTGCTTCATTACTAAGTGGTCAGTCAACAAATTTAATTTTTGATAACCTTACTATTACACCCGGCGTTGCCATTGAAATCACCATCACTACTTCATTGGCAGGTGATGAAAACAGTTCAAACAATACTCTGGTTCAGAATACAAGTTATCTTCCGGGCGTTCAAAGAAAAATTCTTCTGGAAGAATGGACAAGTTCAACTTGCGGACCGTGCGCAAGTAATAACCCGACAATTGACGCATTCGTTGCAGCAAGATTCACATCCTTAGTCCCAATAAAATACCATATGAACTGGCCACAGCCAGGAAATGACCCGATGTATCTTTATAATCCCACACAGGCAACAGACCGCAGAACATATTACGGTGTAAATGCCGTTCCCCATGTAATAATGGATGGAGTTGTAAATCCATCTTATCCTTATACGGGTGCAACAAGTCTTCCAGGTGCATACGATCCAAGATATTTGGTTGGTTCGCCTTTATCAGTTACTGTCACTGATACAAGAGTTGGAGATTCTATTCGCGCTGTTGTTGAAGTAAACATTGTGTCACCACTTCCTGCAGGAAATTATTATTTAAGAGTGCACGCAATAGAAAGACATATCCACTATGCTACAGCACCAGGCTCAAACAATGAAACAGATTTTTACGATGTATTCAGGAAAGCATATCCAAGTTCACTTGGTACATCTCTTCCGACTGCTGCCGGTAATTACAGTTTCAATTTTACTTACCCGCTTGATATGGCAGTTTGGGTTGATAGCATGATTTACACCGCCGCATTTGTACAGAATGATGATACAAAAGAAGTTTTAAATAGCGGTAAAGGTCGTAATGTTACTGATCAGCAAATATTTACTAATGTTCTAAACACAATAATTGAAAAACCGGTTATCTCTGATGATTTTATTTACGGAACAGAATCTATCATCAGAACAAATGAAACAGATGCGCTTGTCGGAACATTTCACTATAATCTTTTTGAATCTGCTTTTCCGCCTGCAGGCTGGACATTAAAAAACCCTGACGGCGGAATAACATTCGCGCAGTTCACGGGTGCTAACGGACCAACATTAGGTGGAAACAGATCCGTTAAAATGGATTTCT
It includes:
- a CDS encoding Omp28-related outer membrane protein; this translates as MKNKFTFISSILAIILLLVVSTDLKSQTQRNPVLEECTGTWCQWCPCGHDIIESITQSMPNAVVLCYHGPANTPSDPWSTFQGNDIIGMLSMSSYPTGVIDRTGPPQSRSAWAGLMAARLSVPATVSIDLQRSYNRITRELSANVDVSALVDLTGEYRMNIILLENGLVYPQTGNGSCPGASDYVHDHVVRSIINGSTGDELNGTNPWPTGTVHGKSVQYTVPAGINPDSCDLAVLVYKVASPFYTSEIQQAEKYVLIPPDYVATISSTSPDVMGTSTTPVQFTTILHNEGLMNDVYDIGALLSAPTGWTGEYTTVNGTFPFGTVDSVAIASGDSTEITISVNPNSVDGFGLTTITYTSRTEPSTTGDIIFRNVTTSGVEVLVVDASGEGYGDLVFNSLERVYPGTYGIISKDAVAPFGDLTGFDMIVWSAGISTPVLSTDEVTMLQEFLDQNGQLFINGQNIGADIFGATGQSQHAQSFYNNYLHASYVQDVGTSFLIQGYAGDPISDGLLLILGDVYAKSPDQIAEFDASATPIFKFGNGPNVSSIKAETDDFRVVYCGFGIEQIQDAAIRDSLISRAMLWLKGGIVSGVADNNLIPEVYSLDQNYPNPFNPATVIKYQVPAAGNVVLKVYDVLGKEVASLVNENQNAGYYKVSFDASNLSSGVYFYTLTSGEFTSTKKMTLVK
- a CDS encoding T9SS type A sorting domain-containing protein, encoding MKVKLLLSFFLVCIFSLTVFAQGVRLQFITVNQYGNNLYLDNVTLGNQFNNDVGVGSINNINPGTSYAIGSAPFVVAPDVTVLNVGKNNVTSSFNVTMTVTPGGYSSTKPVASLLSGQSTNLIFDNLTITPGVAIEITITTSLAGDENSSNNTLVQNTSYLPGVQRKILLEEWTSSTCGPCASNNPTIDAFVAARFTSLVPIKYHMNWPQPGNDPMYLYNPTQATDRRTYYGVNAVPHVIMDGVVNPSYPYTGATSLPGAYDPRYLVGSPLSVTVTDTRVGDSIRAVVEVNIVSPLPAGNYYLRVHAIERHIHYATAPGSNNETDFYDVFRKAYPSSLGTSLPTAAGNYSFNFTYPLDMAVWVDSMIYTAAFVQNDDTKEVLNSGKGRNVTDQQIFTNVLNTIIEKPVISDDFIYGTESIIRTNETDALVGTFHYNLFESAFPPAGWTLKNPDGGITFAQFTGANGPTLGGNRSVKMDFYSYSTTGQTDTLTSPEYLGLDVTDSVKFNYAYAQYSSSYNDRLVVRVSKDGGLTYPYVIFDKAGAQLATAPTTTSSFTPSASQWATFSYSLESIVPVELTSFTASVTGNNIILNWSTASETNNNGFEVQKKIGNEFVTIAFIEGAGTTTETQSYSFTEKNVAPAVYVYRLKQVDYSGTYQYSNTIEADVASPKEFSLDQNYPNPFNPSTKISFSLADDSKVSLKVFNLLGQEVSEIFNGSLPAGPYKMSFDGSSLTSGVYLYRLEASAKNGSTFTEIKKMTLIK